In the Clostridium beijerinckii genome, one interval contains:
- a CDS encoding Ltp family lipoprotein, translating into MMAKIINCKTCGKEIAKNAKICPSCGAKNKKPIFKRWWFILIVLVVIIGALASGGNKDKNITDESQKTTNTSTTNANKDGLKQENGKDTTDENIPKEYQAALKKADSYANTMHFSKKALYHQLTSDAGEKFTEEAAQYAIDNVKADWKKNALKKADNYANTMNFSKKGLYHQLTSDAGEKFTEEEAQYAIDNVKADWKKNALAKAKIYQSEMNMSKSSINHQLVSDAGEKFTEEEAQYAINNLEN; encoded by the coding sequence ATGATGGCGAAAATTATAAACTGTAAAACATGTGGCAAGGAAATAGCAAAAAATGCAAAGATATGTCCAAGTTGCGGAGCAAAAAATAAAAAGCCTATTTTTAAAAGATGGTGGTTTATATTAATTGTTCTGGTAGTTATAATAGGTGCTTTGGCATCAGGAGGAAACAAAGATAAGAATATAACAGATGAATCTCAAAAAACTACTAACACATCAACTACTAATGCAAACAAAGATGGACTTAAACAAGAAAATGGGAAAGATACTACAGATGAGAATATACCTAAGGAATATCAAGCAGCATTAAAAAAAGCAGATAGTTACGCTAACACAATGCATTTTTCTAAAAAAGCCTTGTATCACCAATTAACATCAGATGCTGGGGAAAAATTTACTGAAGAAGCTGCACAATATGCTATAGACAATGTAAAAGCAGATTGGAAAAAGAATGCATTAAAAAAAGCGGATAATTACGCTAATACAATGAATTTTTCTAAAAAAGGCTTATATCATCAATTAACATCAGATGCTGGGGAAAAATTTACTGAAGAAGAGGCACAATATGCTATAGACAATGTAAAAGCGGATTGGAAAAAGAATGCATTAGCAAAAGCTAAAATATATCAAAGTGAAATGAATATGTCTAAGAGTTCTATAAATCACCAATTGGTGTCAGATGCAGGAGAAAAATTTACTGAAGAAGAAGCACAATATGCTATAAATAATTTAGAAAATTAA
- the licT gene encoding BglG family transcription antiterminator LicT, translating to MLINKVLNNNAVITNDVNGKEVIVMGKGIAYGRKNGDIVDPKKITKKFILSSIEYPNRLVEALSSIPVEYIEICDGIVEHAKQKLSTKLDDSLYISLLDHINTSIERYKEGIIINNKLLWEIKHFYKNEYEIGLYGITLIEKNYNLKMEEDEAGFIALHIVSAEISNDIQDIYEITGFIQNIVNIVKYYFKYDFDTESLDYYRFVTHLKFFGHRVFSKKLNNKDNLNNNILELLKEKYVEQYLCSLKIKQFIEDKYYYYLDDDEILYLTIHIAKLIKGK from the coding sequence GTGTTAATAAATAAAGTTTTGAATAATAATGCTGTGATAACGAATGATGTTAATGGGAAAGAAGTAATTGTTATGGGGAAAGGAATTGCCTATGGTAGGAAAAATGGTGATATTGTTGATCCAAAGAAAATTACTAAAAAGTTTATTTTGAGTTCAATAGAGTATCCCAATCGTTTGGTTGAGGCATTAAGCAGTATTCCTGTAGAATACATTGAAATTTGCGATGGAATTGTTGAACATGCTAAACAAAAATTATCTACTAAGTTAGATGATTCTTTGTACATCTCTTTGTTGGATCATATTAATACTAGTATTGAACGTTATAAAGAAGGAATTATAATAAATAATAAACTATTATGGGAAATTAAACATTTCTATAAAAATGAATATGAGATTGGCTTATACGGGATTACCCTAATTGAAAAAAATTATAATTTAAAGATGGAGGAAGACGAGGCAGGGTTTATTGCATTACATATTGTCAGTGCTGAAATTAGCAATGATATTCAAGATATATATGAAATAACTGGATTTATTCAAAATATAGTGAATATTGTAAAGTATTATTTCAAATATGATTTTGATACCGAATCACTTGATTATTATCGATTTGTCACTCATTTGAAATTTTTTGGACATCGAGTTTTTTCAAAAAAACTTAATAATAAAGATAATCTTAATAATAATATACTAGAGCTTTTGAAGGAAAAATACGTGGAACAATATTTATGTAGCTTGAAGATAAAGCAGTTTATAGAAGACAAATATTATTATTATCTGGATGATGATGAAATTTTATATCTTACAATTCATATTGCAAAATTAATAAAGGGTAAGTAA
- a CDS encoding beta-glucoside-specific PTS transporter subunit IIABC — translation MNYEKMSSEILKAIGGENNIASVVHCSTRLRFTLNDQSKADDEKVKDIKGVLSLVKKGGQYQLVIGNDVDKVYKEIMKFTKFDSSNEKCKDNNNKENIVNRMLAIITGSIAPMIPLLAGAGMGKVLLLILSMLGILSKSSQTYYVLNFIFDTGFYFMPAFVGFSAARMFNCNQYLAGFICLSMLHPEWISLVSAGKAVYFLGIPLALVKYSSQLVTAILTVWIMSYVEKYVYKYVPDMIKVFMAPLLVMLITAPLAFIVIGPVGNFVAQWVADIILFVQQHFGFVAIPILAAVYPWLVSIGMHKALSPICVMLIEQNGFDPVTRVIALCSNISQASASLAVSLKTKDRELKQIAFSSSVTAFLGGITEPAMYGVTLKLKKPMYACMIGGAAGGLFAGIVQLKAYIYVTPGLLSLPMWVSEGSKDLVYAIITMIISTVVTFIATLIIGFDDPVKDIKEVEHKEILNKSNYENILAPVKGKIVSLENVADETFSSGIMGAGIAIIPSEGKVYSPGDGIISACFHTGHAIGITINDIELLIHVGIDTVSLEGKYFKLMISQGQTVKKGDLLLEFDIDKIHEAGYDLTTMIIVTNSNDYMEVVQTDKSIVDKEDVILTVI, via the coding sequence ATGAATTATGAAAAGATGTCTAGTGAAATTCTAAAAGCGATTGGTGGGGAAAATAATATTGCATCTGTAGTCCATTGCTCAACAAGATTGAGATTTACGCTTAATGATCAGTCAAAGGCTGATGACGAAAAAGTTAAGGATATTAAAGGTGTGTTGTCTTTAGTAAAAAAGGGCGGTCAATACCAGCTAGTAATAGGAAATGATGTTGATAAAGTTTATAAGGAAATTATGAAATTTACTAAATTTGATTCATCAAATGAAAAGTGTAAAGATAATAATAATAAAGAAAATATTGTTAATAGAATGTTAGCAATAATTACGGGTTCAATTGCACCAATGATTCCATTACTAGCAGGAGCTGGAATGGGAAAAGTATTACTTTTAATTTTAAGTATGTTGGGAATCTTAAGTAAATCAAGTCAAACGTACTATGTGTTGAATTTTATTTTTGATACTGGTTTTTATTTTATGCCAGCATTTGTAGGTTTTTCTGCAGCAAGAATGTTCAATTGTAATCAATATTTAGCAGGATTTATCTGTTTATCAATGCTTCATCCAGAATGGATTTCATTAGTATCAGCAGGAAAAGCAGTATATTTTTTAGGAATACCGTTAGCGTTGGTCAAGTATTCTTCACAATTGGTAACTGCTATTTTAACAGTGTGGATAATGTCTTATGTTGAAAAATATGTTTATAAATATGTTCCAGATATGATTAAAGTTTTTATGGCACCATTATTAGTTATGTTAATTACTGCACCATTAGCATTTATTGTAATTGGACCAGTAGGTAATTTTGTTGCACAATGGGTTGCAGATATTATATTATTTGTCCAACAACATTTTGGATTTGTTGCAATTCCAATTTTAGCAGCTGTATATCCATGGCTAGTATCAATAGGCATGCATAAAGCTTTAAGTCCAATTTGTGTTATGTTAATTGAACAAAATGGTTTTGATCCTGTTACACGTGTTATTGCATTATGTTCTAATATTTCTCAGGCTTCAGCATCACTAGCAGTATCGCTAAAAACAAAAGATAGAGAACTTAAGCAGATAGCTTTTTCATCAAGTGTTACAGCATTTTTGGGAGGAATTACTGAACCAGCAATGTACGGTGTTACTCTTAAGCTTAAAAAGCCAATGTATGCATGTATGATCGGTGGTGCTGCTGGAGGATTATTTGCTGGAATAGTTCAATTAAAAGCTTATATTTATGTAACACCAGGGTTATTAAGCTTACCAATGTGGGTATCTGAAGGTAGCAAGGATCTAGTATATGCTATTATTACCATGATAATCTCTACAGTAGTAACATTTATTGCTACATTGATTATTGGATTTGATGATCCAGTTAAAGATATTAAAGAAGTGGAACATAAAGAAATTCTAAATAAAAGTAATTATGAAAATATATTAGCACCAGTAAAAGGGAAAATTGTTTCTTTAGAAAATGTTGCCGATGAAACTTTTTCTAGTGGTATAATGGGTGCTGGAATTGCTATTATTCCTAGTGAAGGTAAAGTATATTCTCCAGGTGATGGAATAATTAGTGCTTGTTTTCATACTGGTCATGCTATTGGAATAACAATAAATGATATTGAATTATTAATTCATGTAGGTATAGATACTGTATCTTTAGAAGGAAAATACTTCAAATTAATGATTTCTCAAGGTCAAACAGTTAAGAAAGGTGATTTGTTATTGGAATTTGATATTGATAAAATACACGAGGCTGGCTATGATTTAACAACAATGATAATTGTCACTAATAGTAATGACTATATGGAAGTAGTACAAACTGATAAAAGTATAGTTGACAAAGAAGATGTCATATTGACAGTTATTTAG
- a CDS encoding PHP domain-containing protein, with protein MIYADLHVHTNHSDGICEIAQVIAMAKEKGIQALAITDHDTVDQFDEIKKCGNRLNIDVIKGVEMSCYDYEVLKKVHIIGLWLNEDTPHIKKLCDETLRCRDNCHRDLINELIQKGYKITYEDAKKYSKYSIVFKMNIFQALKEKYPHEMTKERYRELFASKTSKETDSKMGYISVMEGIKAIKQDGGIAIIAHPCEYNNYAEIEKYVEYGLQGIEINHSKMKMIDYQKTLDLATKHNLVKSGGSDFHDPNFIEFGQFGLTKQQYEELKHRSR; from the coding sequence ATGATATATGCTGATTTACATGTACACACAAATCATAGTGATGGTATTTGCGAAATTGCTCAGGTCATTGCAATGGCAAAAGAGAAAGGAATTCAAGCATTGGCGATTACGGATCATGATACAGTTGATCAATTTGATGAAATCAAGAAGTGTGGAAATAGATTAAATATAGATGTAATTAAGGGAGTTGAAATGAGCTGCTATGATTATGAAGTATTAAAAAAAGTCCATATTATTGGTTTATGGCTTAACGAAGATACACCACATATTAAAAAACTATGTGATGAAACTTTACGATGCCGAGATAATTGTCATCGAGATTTAATTAATGAACTAATACAAAAGGGATATAAGATTACCTATGAAGATGCTAAAAAATATTCTAAATATAGTATTGTCTTTAAAATGAATATTTTTCAAGCTTTAAAAGAGAAATATCCCCATGAGATGACTAAGGAAAGATATCGTGAGCTTTTTGCCTCAAAGACATCCAAAGAAACTGATTCAAAGATGGGCTATATTTCAGTTATGGAAGGTATTAAAGCAATAAAACAAGATGGTGGAATTGCAATAATTGCTCATCCTTGCGAATATAATAATTATGCTGAGATTGAAAAATATGTTGAATATGGATTACAAGGAATTGAAATTAACCATTCAAAGATGAAGATGATTGATTATCAAAAAACATTAGACTTAGCAACTAAACATAATTTAGTTAAAAGTGGTGGCAGTGATTTTCATGATCCTAATTTTATTGAATTTGGTCAATTTGGTTTAACTAAGCAACAGTATGAAGAATTAAAGCATAGATCAAGATAA
- a CDS encoding AEC family transporter — protein sequence MILLFGLMAVGYLAKITKIMDNISDKYFSKFITNIAIPATILSSAIGQNIGDKMSTFKVLLVAISIFLATPFISILIVKILKLERTYELMLNYSNLGFMGIPIISSIYGNKYVLYVSIFMMVFNISLFSHGVSILQKENNSSKVQLKNLLNPGIISALATLLIFIFEIPMNEFITIILKNIGSITTPLAMIIIGSILASVKITSIFTDKKIYIYTILKILVYPLLTWIILHNFVNDPVIIGVTVILCGLPTAGNVSMLCSDYNGNVELVTKGMFLSTIFSFVTIPLLMLIF from the coding sequence ATGATATTGTTATTTGGACTCATGGCAGTAGGCTATTTAGCAAAGATCACAAAAATTATGGATAATATAAGTGATAAATATTTTTCAAAGTTTATTACAAATATTGCAATTCCAGCTACAATCCTCAGTTCTGCTATTGGACAAAATATCGGAGACAAAATGAGTACTTTTAAAGTACTATTAGTTGCTATATCAATATTTCTAGCAACTCCATTTATAAGTATTCTTATAGTAAAAATTTTAAAGTTAGAAAGAACTTATGAATTAATGTTAAATTACAGTAATCTAGGTTTCATGGGAATTCCTATTATCTCAAGTATATATGGCAATAAGTATGTATTGTATGTATCAATTTTCATGATGGTATTTAATATTAGTTTATTTTCACATGGAGTTTCTATTTTACAAAAGGAGAATAACTCAAGTAAAGTTCAATTAAAAAATCTACTTAATCCAGGTATTATTTCAGCTCTGGCCACATTATTAATTTTTATATTTGAAATACCTATGAATGAATTTATTACCATTATATTGAAAAATATAGGATCTATTACTACTCCATTAGCTATGATAATAATAGGTTCTATCTTAGCTAGTGTAAAAATTACTAGCATTTTCACAGATAAAAAGATTTATATTTATACTATTCTAAAAATTTTAGTGTATCCTTTATTAACATGGATAATATTACATAATTTCGTAAATGACCCAGTAATAATAGGTGTTACAGTAATTTTATGTGGACTACCTACTGCCGGAAATGTATCAATGCTTTGTTCAGACTATAATGGTAACGTTGAATTGGTAACTAAAGGAATGTTTCTCTCCACAATATTCTCTTTTGTAACCATTCCATTATTAATGCTCATTTTTTAA
- a CDS encoding carbon-nitrogen hydrolase family protein, with the protein MQSGCAVQAAPVYLDLDATIEKTCSIITEAAENGAKLIGFPEAFIPGYPWWVWLSDPGTGSSLYAELYKNSVEIPSIAVQKLSETARKNNIYVCVSVNELDGGSLYLTQLWFNPQGDLIGKHRKMRPSGGERLIWGEGDGSMMPCFKTEIGNLGGLQCWEHWVPLNIMAMNSQNEQVHVGSWPAFFPGDEALVSTPPNLASSQYHALATQSFVIMSTQIHTKEILEKICTVDAQREAYGSLVATGGGNACIIGPNGKIISNQLPADQEGIVYADIDLEKIIECKYQIDPAGHYSNKSLSMNFNQNPQPPVKKLGSSTDEIITYEELKKI; encoded by the coding sequence ATTCAAAGTGGCTGCGCAGTTCAAGCAGCACCAGTTTATCTTGATTTAGATGCTACAATTGAAAAAACTTGTTCAATAATTACTGAGGCTGCAGAAAATGGAGCTAAATTAATTGGATTTCCTGAAGCTTTTATACCTGGATACCCTTGGTGGGTATGGCTAAGTGATCCAGGTACTGGATCATCTTTATATGCAGAACTTTACAAAAACTCCGTTGAAATTCCTAGCATAGCTGTACAAAAATTGAGCGAAACAGCTAGAAAAAATAATATTTATGTTTGTGTTTCCGTTAATGAATTAGATGGTGGTTCCTTATATCTCACACAACTTTGGTTTAATCCACAAGGGGATTTAATTGGAAAACATCGTAAGATGAGACCATCCGGAGGAGAGAGACTTATTTGGGGCGAAGGTGACGGAAGTATGATGCCTTGCTTCAAAACAGAGATTGGAAATTTAGGTGGATTACAATGTTGGGAACATTGGGTACCACTAAACATTATGGCAATGAATTCACAAAATGAGCAAGTTCATGTTGGTTCTTGGCCAGCATTTTTCCCTGGAGATGAAGCTTTGGTTTCAACACCTCCAAATTTAGCATCAAGTCAATATCATGCATTAGCTACACAATCATTTGTTATTATGAGTACTCAGATTCATACTAAGGAAATCCTTGAAAAAATCTGTACTGTTGATGCACAAAGGGAAGCCTATGGTAGTTTAGTTGCTACTGGCGGCGGAAATGCATGTATTATAGGACCTAACGGAAAGATTATAAGTAATCAACTTCCAGCAGATCAAGAAGGTATTGTTTATGCCGATATAGACTTGGAGAAGATCATAGAATGTAAATATCAAATTGATCCAGCAGGACATTACTCTAACAAAAGTCTTAGCATGAATTTTAATCAAAATCCACAACCTCCTGTTAAAAAATTAGGATCCAGCACCGACGAAATTATAACTTATGAAGAACTTAAAAAGATTTAA
- a CDS encoding ribonuclease domain-containing protein yields MKKIFIQKISAVFILLLMFIGLFGCAATNKTAANKQQDNNVEATKSEDKKIDSSQDGDSKNKKIINDFQGVADYIHKNGTLPENFITKAQANKLGWKPGDDLSKVAPGKSIGGDIFKNAEKSLPDAPNRIWHECDINYNGGHRGDDRILYSNDGLIYSTSDHYKTFKLLYKGK; encoded by the coding sequence ATGAAAAAAATATTTATACAGAAGATTTCTGCTGTTTTTATACTTTTACTTATGTTCATAGGTTTATTTGGATGTGCAGCAACAAATAAAACTGCTGCAAATAAGCAGCAGGATAACAATGTGGAAGCTACAAAATCAGAAGATAAAAAGATAGATTCTAGCCAAGATGGGGATTCAAAGAATAAAAAAATTATTAATGATTTTCAAGGCGTTGCAGATTATATACATAAAAATGGAACTTTGCCTGAAAATTTTATAACAAAAGCGCAGGCTAATAAACTTGGATGGAAGCCAGGAGACGATCTTAGCAAAGTAGCCCCTGGTAAAAGCATAGGGGGAGATATTTTTAAGAATGCTGAAAAATCTCTACCAGATGCGCCTAATAGAATTTGGCATGAATGCGATATTAATTATAATGGAGGACATCGTGGGGATGATAGGATTCTTTATTCAAATGATGGATTAATTTACTCTACCTCAGATCATTATAAAACATTCAAATTATTATATAAAGGAAAGTAG
- a CDS encoding barstar family protein: MNKVVIQGSKLTDRNMLHQILKQELKLPAHYGENLDALWDCLTADVQLPVTIEWVDFQKSKDLLGDYAENTLEIFNEAEKFTGGKLKIKIISNF, encoded by the coding sequence TTGAATAAAGTAGTAATACAAGGCAGTAAGCTTACGGATAGAAATATGTTACACCAAATTTTAAAACAGGAATTAAAGCTTCCTGCTCATTACGGTGAAAACTTAGATGCACTATGGGATTGTCTAACTGCTGATGTTCAATTGCCAGTTACAATTGAATGGGTTGACTTTCAAAAAAGTAAAGACTTATTAGGTGATTATGCTGAAAATACATTAGAAATTTTTAATGAAGCTGAAAAATTTACTGGAGGAAAACTTAAGATAAAAATTATTTCCAACTTTTAA
- a CDS encoding MurR/RpiR family transcriptional regulator, translating into MFSYSQIKSLNDLEISVYNYIMDNKDKVRYMKIRELAVESHVSTTTILNFCKKVGCSGYSEFKLKFKLFIEEKEIKKVSEDNTEIIDFFKKTNTEEYDEKIEEIVKAILKAKRTIFIGSSMSGIVARYGARYLSSVGQFSLCIDDPYYPTTGKFYENSVVIVCSVSGESKDIIGHINRFKKDNCCIVSITNTENCTIAKMSDYNIPYYVPYVKVGIYDITTQIPIISIIERIGRKLQNRREESIQDE; encoded by the coding sequence ATGTTCAGTTATAGTCAAATCAAAAGTCTTAATGATTTAGAAATTTCTGTTTATAATTATATTATGGATAATAAAGACAAGGTCCGATATATGAAAATAAGGGAATTAGCAGTTGAATCTCATGTATCAACAACAACCATATTAAATTTCTGCAAAAAAGTAGGTTGTAGTGGTTATTCAGAGTTTAAACTAAAATTTAAATTATTTATAGAAGAAAAAGAAATTAAAAAAGTAAGTGAAGATAATACAGAGATAATTGATTTTTTTAAGAAAACAAATACTGAAGAATATGATGAGAAGATAGAGGAAATTGTAAAAGCTATATTAAAGGCAAAGAGAACTATTTTTATAGGAAGTAGCATGTCAGGAATTGTAGCAAGATATGGAGCAAGATATCTATCAAGTGTTGGGCAATTTAGTTTATGCATTGATGATCCGTATTACCCGACTACAGGTAAGTTTTATGAAAATTCAGTTGTGATAGTATGTTCTGTGTCTGGTGAATCAAAAGATATTATAGGCCATATAAATAGATTTAAAAAAGATAATTGCTGTATTGTTAGTATTACTAACACTGAAAATTGCACTATAGCAAAAATGTCTGATTATAATATCCCATATTATGTGCCATATGTTAAAGTAGGAATATATGATATTACAACTCAAATTCCAATAATCAGTATAATAGAAAGAATTGGAAGGAAACTACAAAATCGTCGAGAAGAATCTATACAAGATGAGTAA
- the ascF gene encoding PTS cellobiose/arbutin/salicin transporter subunit IIBC: MAKDYALIAKTIAKNLGGISNIESVTHCMTRLRVCLKDDSKVNVDEIKKINGVMGYVNQGGQHQVIIGNNVSYVYKEVLKLGNFGDQSDIAKGIKKEKLTIKKVGTNILDALVSTMSPLIPAIIGGSMVKLVVMMLSMLKVLPADSTTYTLLNAMGDAAFYFLPIMVAVSASKKFKTNTYLAIAIAGLMVHPDFMKLMVSASEGKEVTLAFIPIASVKYTYTVIPALCMTWILSYIERFVDKITPEVTKNFLKPAIIVLIAAPIAIGLIGPLGIWIGTAISGLVYFVHSKLGWVSVAIMGALWPLLVMTGMHRVFTPTILTTIAETGMEGMVMPSEIGANLSLGGAALAVAFKTKNKELRQTAIAAASSAIIAGITEPSLYGVALRFKRPLIASLISGGVCGAVAGIAGLASRSMAAPGLFTSVQFFDPQNPSSLIWIVGIMILAVVLSFVLTLIFGFEDIPAEENIEIMGADNE, encoded by the coding sequence ATGGCAAAGGATTATGCATTAATTGCGAAAACGATTGCGAAAAATTTAGGCGGTATCTCAAATATTGAAAGTGTAACTCATTGTATGACTCGTTTAAGAGTTTGTTTAAAGGACGACTCAAAAGTAAATGTAGATGAGATTAAAAAAATTAATGGAGTAATGGGATATGTGAACCAAGGTGGGCAACATCAAGTTATTATTGGAAATAATGTATCTTATGTTTATAAGGAAGTTTTAAAATTAGGAAACTTTGGAGATCAAAGTGACATTGCAAAAGGGATAAAAAAAGAAAAGCTAACTATCAAAAAAGTTGGAACTAATATATTGGATGCATTAGTAAGTACAATGTCACCATTGATACCAGCAATTATTGGTGGTTCAATGGTAAAGTTAGTAGTAATGATGTTATCTATGTTAAAAGTACTACCAGCAGACAGTACTACATATACATTACTAAATGCTATGGGAGATGCAGCGTTTTATTTCCTTCCAATTATGGTGGCAGTATCAGCATCTAAGAAATTTAAAACTAATACTTATTTAGCTATTGCAATAGCAGGACTTATGGTACATCCAGATTTTATGAAACTAATGGTAAGCGCATCAGAAGGTAAGGAAGTAACTTTAGCGTTTATTCCTATTGCATCTGTTAAGTATACGTATACGGTAATACCAGCACTTTGTATGACTTGGATATTATCATATATTGAAAGATTTGTAGATAAGATAACACCAGAAGTAACTAAAAATTTCTTAAAACCAGCGATTATAGTATTGATTGCAGCTCCAATAGCAATTGGACTTATAGGACCTTTAGGTATATGGATTGGTACAGCAATATCAGGTTTAGTTTATTTTGTTCACAGCAAATTAGGATGGGTATCAGTAGCAATAATGGGAGCTTTATGGCCACTACTTGTTATGACTGGCATGCATAGAGTATTTACTCCAACCATATTAACAACTATAGCAGAAACAGGAATGGAAGGAATGGTAATGCCTTCAGAAATAGGTGCTAACCTTTCATTAGGAGGAGCAGCTTTAGCTGTTGCTTTTAAAACTAAAAATAAAGAGTTAAGACAAACTGCAATTGCAGCTGCTTCTTCTGCAATCATTGCAGGAATCACAGAACCATCACTGTATGGAGTAGCATTAAGATTTAAAAGGCCTTTGATAGCATCATTAATTTCAGGTGGTGTATGTGGTGCCGTAGCAGGGATAGCAGGACTCGCAAGTAGATCTATGGCTGCACCAGGTTTATTCACAAGTGTTCAGTTTTTTGATCCACAAAATCCATCAAGCCTTATTTGGATAGTTGGAATAATGATACTGGCAGTCGTATTATCTTTCGTATTAACTCTAATATTTGGATTTGAAGATATTCCAGCAGAAGAAAATATCGAAATAATGGGGGCAGACAATGAGTAA
- the ascB gene encoding 6-phospho-beta-glucosidase gives MSKYSFPEEFLWGGAIAANQAEGAYREDGKGLSTVDVIPHGINRMKVKLGLEEDLTLKDNEFYPSHEAIDFYHNYKEDIALMAEMGFKVFRTSIAWTRIFPNGDDSKPNEAGIKFYKDLFLECKKYNMEPLVTLCHFDVPMELVNKYGSWKSRKMISFFEKYARCCFKEFDGLVKYWLTFNEINILIHSPFSGAGIYFKEGENKEQVKYQAAHHMLVASALVTKIAHEQNPENKVGCMLAGGDFYPYSCDPRDVWMAHTKDRENLFFIDVQARGKYPSYSKRVFAEKEVSIVMEENDLDILKNTVDFISFSYYSSRCASKDMENQTEANVVKSIKNPHLEVSEWGWAIDPLGLRITMNTLYDRYEKPLFIVENGLGAKDTIEEDGSINDDYRIDYLRQHIMEMKEAMEDGVELLGYTSWGCIDLVSASTGEMSKRYGFVYVDKQDDGTGTLERKRKKSFYWYKKVIETNGECLI, from the coding sequence ATGAGTAAATACAGTTTCCCAGAGGAATTTCTGTGGGGGGGAGCTATTGCAGCAAATCAGGCTGAAGGTGCTTATAGAGAAGATGGAAAAGGTTTAAGTACTGTAGATGTTATACCACATGGAATAAACAGAATGAAAGTGAAATTAGGGTTAGAAGAAGATTTGACTTTGAAGGATAATGAATTTTATCCAAGTCATGAGGCAATTGATTTCTATCATAATTATAAAGAAGATATTGCTTTGATGGCAGAAATGGGATTCAAAGTTTTTAGAACTTCAATCGCATGGACAAGAATCTTTCCTAATGGAGATGATAGCAAACCTAATGAAGCAGGAATTAAATTTTACAAAGATTTATTTTTAGAATGTAAAAAATATAATATGGAACCATTAGTGACATTATGTCACTTTGATGTTCCAATGGAACTGGTTAATAAATATGGATCATGGAAGAGCAGAAAAATGATATCATTTTTTGAAAAGTATGCAAGATGCTGCTTTAAAGAATTTGATGGCTTGGTTAAATACTGGCTGACATTTAATGAAATAAATATATTGATACACAGTCCTTTTTCGGGAGCAGGTATATATTTCAAAGAAGGTGAAAACAAAGAGCAGGTTAAGTATCAGGCAGCTCATCATATGTTAGTAGCAAGTGCTTTAGTAACTAAAATAGCCCATGAACAAAATCCAGAAAATAAAGTTGGATGTATGCTTGCAGGAGGAGATTTTTATCCGTATTCATGTGATCCAAGAGATGTATGGATGGCTCATACAAAGGATAGAGAAAATTTATTTTTCATAGATGTACAGGCTAGAGGTAAGTATCCATCATATTCAAAGAGGGTATTTGCGGAAAAAGAAGTTAGTATTGTAATGGAAGAAAATGATTTAGATATATTAAAAAATACAGTAGACTTTATATCTTTTAGTTATTATTCTTCTAGATGTGCATCTAAGGATATGGAAAATCAAACCGAAGCTAATGTTGTTAAATCCATAAAAAATCCTCATTTAGAAGTTAGTGAATGGGGATGGGCAATTGATCCGTTAGGACTTAGAATAACTATGAATACGCTATATGATAGGTACGAAAAGCCTTTATTTATAGTAGAAAATGGACTAGGTGCTAAAGATACAATAGAAGAGGATGGCTCAATAAATGATGATTACAGGATTGATTATCTTAGACAGCATATCATGGAAATGAAAGAAGCCATGGAAGATGGAGTTGAACTATTAGGATATACATCTTGGGGATGTATAGATTTAGTTTCAGCATCCACTGGAGAGATGAGTAAAAGATATGGATTTGTATATGTAGATAAACAAGATGATGGAACTGGAACTTTAGAGAGAAAAAGAAAAAAATCATTTTATTGGTATAAAAAAGTAATAGAAACAAACGGTGAATGTTTAATATAA